In the Nitrospirales bacterium LBB_01 genome, one interval contains:
- a CDS encoding very short patch repair endonuclease, whose protein sequence is MDNLTREQRRKNMQNIRSTGTAPELLIMRELRRRKIYFASHAKSITGKPDIVFRRRKIAVFIDSDFWHGHPKRFIMPQTNIEYWKNKIERNRQRDKAVSQILINDGWIVIRLWEYDIKKDFDKCLNILLNALGK, encoded by the coding sequence ATGGATAATCTTACCAGAGAACAACGCCGTAAAAACATGCAAAATATCCGCTCCACTGGAACTGCGCCGGAGCTATTGATAATGCGTGAATTAAGAAGAAGAAAAATTTATTTCGCAAGTCATGCAAAATCAATTACCGGAAAACCAGATATTGTTTTTAGGAGAAGGAAAATTGCTGTGTTCATAGATTCTGACTTTTGGCACGGTCACCCTAAGCGGTTTATTATGCCTCAAACAAATATTGAATATTGGAAAAACAAAATTGAACGTAACCGGCAACGAGACAAAGCTGTTAGTCAAATCCTAATAAATGACGGCTGGATTGTTATTAGGTTATGGGAATATGACATAAAAAAAGATTTTGATAAATGCTTGAATATTCTTCTTAACGCACTTGGCAAATAA